GTGGGGGTGGTGGCATTGAGGTTGGCGTCCATAGTCCGGAGCGCAGAAATGCCTTTGGACAATACAGGTAGACCTCGTCGACCCGTAGGATCGCGTCCTCGCCGATAACCTCGGCATGACCATTCAGCCGTAGCGTCTCATCGAAACCGGGGATCATGAACAGAGCGCCGATCCCGGTGCCCGATTGGAGGAGCCGGGCCAGCTCCGGAGCCACCGCCCGGATCCGAATTCGCCGCTCGTCGGGGGACCGCGCAGTGGCCGGGTCGAGCCGGTCCCGCTTCTTGCTGGCGGGCGTCCGACCCGGTGCCGGGATGACCCGCCGCAAGGCAGCTTCATCGCGGAAACTCAACGACGGTTCGAGCACGGACCAGTCGCGGCGGGGGGGCAAGCTGAGTACCTTTGCAGCAAGATATAATGAAATCGAATATCAATTTCATGAAGCTCTCACAAGCCCGCGGAAGGTCCTCAAGCCGGCCCCCGATCAGCCGAAGACCAACCTCGAGACTCGGAGAGAGCGGATTGCACGAGCAACGGGCCGAGCCGCCCCCCCCGATACCCGGGGATCTTGTAGATGCACTTCGGGGCACTTGTCCCCGAGGAATCCGCGTGGCCGCGGAGCGCCTCGGTGCTCGTCCCCCGGAAGGCGCCTTGGAACCCTCCTGGCCTGAGGAGGCGCTCGGAATCCACGGCGCCGTTCCGGCGCGGCGGGCCGAGTTCCACCTGGGCCGGGCATTGGCGCGCCGGGTGCTCGTCGAACTCGGGCGGCCTCCGTGCGCGATCCCAGTCCGCGCAGGGCGGGCGCCCCTCTGGCCAGCGGGCGTCGTGGGCTCGATCTCTCATGGAGCCGGTCTTTGTCTGGTCGCCGTAGCCGAGAAGAATGACGTCACGGCCCTCGGAATCGACGTCGAGATCGCCGCGCCCTTCGAGGCAAAGCTGATGCGGCGAGTTGCGTCGCCTTGCGAGCTCGAAGCGTTTTCCCGCGTCAATGCCTGCAGTGGGCCAGAGGCTGCGGCGATCCTGTTCTCGGCCAAGGAGTCGGTCTACAAGGCTCAGCACCCGATCTCCGGGGCGTTTCTCGAGTTCCAGGACGTGGCTGTCGAAGCTTCCGCTCCTGAGCGCTTCCGAGCCCACTTGCTTCCACCAGCAGCGCGCGGTGCCCTGGGTGAAGCTCGGCTCGAGGGCAGCTGGCACCGGGTCGGCCCCTGGCTCGCGACGCTATGTACCCTGGAGCCTCCTCAATGAGCGGGGCTCGCCACGAGCTGGGGGCTCGGGTACCGCCCCGCGACCGCGCCGACTCTGACCCGGTCCGACCTCTCGCTCCCGCCCAACGCCGCTTCTGGTACGCCCACCAACTCTTCCAGGACGAAGCCGTCGGTAACGAAGCCGTCGCGCTAGAGCTGCGCGGCCGCCTTGATTCAGAGGCGTTGGAGGTCGCGCTGCTGCATCTGCTCGCGCGCCACGAGGGTCTGCGTTCTTCCTGGTTTGAGTTCGAAGGCGAGCCCGGCTACCGGGTCCACAAGGCCCAGCTCGATCTGACGACGTCATCAGCCGAGGGCCTTGGGGACGAGGATCTCTTCGCTCGGATCCGCTCGAAGACGGCGGTACGCCAGGACCTGGCCACGCACCCCACCACGCGCTTCGAGCTGATCCGTCGCGGCCCGAAGGAGCATCTCCTGGTCGCATACATCCCCCATCTGGCCCTCGACGGCTGGTCCTACTTGAAGATCCTTCCCGAGGATCTCCTCGCGCTGTATGTCGCCGAATGCAACGACGCATCGGCAACACGCCCCGCACCGCCGCGGCAATACCGTGCGTTCGCCGAGGCCCAGCTCGCCGCCGAGGGCTCGGAAGCGGAGGCCCGTGGCATCGCATGGTGGACCGAGAAGCTGAACGGGGCTCCCGCCGCACTGGAACTGCCAACCGACCGCTGCCGGCCTCCGATCGTCGACCCGGGAACCAAGCGGATCGAGCGGCGCCTTCCCATTGGGCTGCGTCGAGACCTGCTCTCCCTGGGTCACCGCCACGGTGCCAGCCTTGCGGACATTCTGCTAGCCGCATGGAATCTGTTGCTCCACCGCATGACCGGAGCCGAAGACATCGTCGTGGGAATGCCGTTGGCGAACCGTGAACCGGGATACCGCGATGTCTTCGGCTGTCTGATGAATCCGGTTTGCGTGCGAACCGATCTGGCTGGCGATCCCAGCTTTGCAGCTCTGCTGCAGCGGATCCTCGCAACGAAACGCGAGAGTTTCCCGTACCGCCGGAT
This genomic interval from bacterium contains the following:
- a CDS encoding 4'-phosphopantetheinyl transferase superfamily protein, with protein sequence MAAERLGARPPEGALEPSWPEEALGIHGAVPARRAEFHLGRALARRVLVELGRPPCAIPVRAGRAPLWPAGVVGSISHGAGLCLVAVAEKNDVTALGIDVEIAAPFEAKLMRRVASPCELEAFSRVNACSGPEAAAILFSAKESVYKAQHPISGAFLEFQDVAVEASAPERFRAHLLPPAARGALGEARLEGSWHRVGPWLATLCTLEPPQ